Proteins encoded in a region of the Rhodococcus sp. SBT000017 genome:
- a CDS encoding BCCT family transporter, which produces MDTLARKLGLRTDNHIFFSSAGLTIALLVLFLVFQDWVGNAFGVGREWIVTNLGWFFIIGVTVWLVFLIWVAISKYGRLRLGDDDDRPEYSNLSWFAMLFAGGIGTVLMFWGVAEPISHFSAPPFDGVEPYSVEASQDAMSISLYHLSLHTWAIFTLPGLAFGFFIYRYKLPMRVSSVFYPILKERISGPIGKTIDVFAVLGTIFGLAVSLGLGTSQINAGLSELVGLPDAVWSKVLIIGLLTVVATTSIVVGLDKGVRRLSNLNILVAVGLMIFVLIASDTVFLLRQVFESFGNYAQEIVPLSFWNDAMAEFTSDGGWGWQGGWTVFYWAWTVTWAPFMGVFLARISRGRTIRQFVVGVLVAPSLFTLVWFVVFGWSAMRIDGIGGSGGPISDAVSESIPLAMFTFFENFPAATLIQGIAVVVVALFFATSSDSASLVIDMLCSGDGEAGPVRQRVFWGVTEGAVAATLIVLGGEAGLQALQQVITVIGLPIFILVSLMIIALVMGLRAEGVKVQPLTREEFREHNGQSTVTESDKVSASPLARDPADD; this is translated from the coding sequence ATGGACACACTTGCCCGCAAACTGGGCCTCAGAACCGACAATCACATCTTCTTCAGCTCAGCAGGATTGACTATCGCGCTGCTGGTGTTGTTCCTCGTCTTCCAGGACTGGGTCGGGAACGCGTTCGGCGTCGGGCGAGAGTGGATCGTCACCAATCTCGGATGGTTCTTCATCATCGGAGTCACGGTCTGGCTGGTGTTTCTGATCTGGGTTGCCATCAGTAAATACGGTCGCCTGCGGCTCGGGGATGACGACGACAGACCAGAATACTCGAATTTGTCGTGGTTCGCGATGCTGTTCGCGGGCGGCATCGGAACGGTGCTGATGTTCTGGGGCGTCGCGGAGCCGATTTCGCACTTCTCCGCACCGCCCTTCGACGGCGTGGAGCCCTACAGCGTCGAAGCATCCCAGGACGCGATGAGCATCTCTCTCTATCACCTGAGTCTGCACACGTGGGCCATCTTCACGCTGCCGGGCTTGGCATTCGGCTTCTTCATCTACCGCTACAAGTTGCCGATGCGCGTCTCCTCGGTGTTCTATCCCATTCTGAAAGAACGCATCTCGGGCCCGATCGGTAAGACGATCGATGTGTTCGCTGTGCTGGGCACGATCTTCGGGCTGGCTGTGTCGCTGGGACTCGGTACGTCTCAGATCAACGCGGGATTGAGCGAGCTCGTCGGACTTCCCGACGCCGTGTGGTCGAAAGTGCTGATCATCGGACTGCTCACAGTGGTCGCCACGACCTCGATCGTTGTCGGTTTGGACAAGGGCGTGCGCCGGTTGTCCAATCTGAACATCCTCGTCGCGGTCGGCTTGATGATTTTCGTGCTGATCGCGTCGGACACTGTCTTCTTGCTGCGGCAAGTATTCGAGAGCTTCGGAAACTACGCGCAGGAGATCGTTCCGTTGTCCTTCTGGAACGACGCGATGGCCGAGTTCACCTCCGATGGAGGGTGGGGCTGGCAGGGCGGGTGGACAGTCTTCTACTGGGCGTGGACCGTCACCTGGGCACCGTTCATGGGAGTCTTTCTCGCTCGCATTTCGCGCGGCCGCACCATTCGCCAGTTCGTCGTCGGAGTCCTGGTTGCGCCGTCGCTGTTCACGCTGGTCTGGTTTGTCGTATTCGGTTGGTCAGCAATGAGAATCGACGGAATCGGGGGTAGTGGAGGTCCGATCTCGGACGCGGTGTCCGAGAGCATTCCGCTGGCGATGTTCACATTCTTCGAGAACTTCCCGGCGGCGACCTTGATCCAAGGAATCGCAGTGGTCGTAGTGGCCCTGTTCTTCGCGACATCCTCGGACTCGGCATCGCTGGTGATCGACATGTTGTGCTCGGGCGACGGTGAGGCCGGCCCGGTGCGGCAGCGCGTGTTCTGGGGCGTCACCGAAGGCGCGGTGGCTGCCACGCTGATCGTGCTGGGAGGCGAAGCGGGACTGCAAGCGCTGCAACAGGTCATCACCGTGATTGGGCTGCCGATCTTCATTCTGGTCTCGCTGATGATCATCGCGTTGGTGATGGGACTGAGAGCAGAGGGGGTGAAGGTGCAACCGCTCACCCGAGAAGAATTCCGAGAGCACAACGGCCAATCGACCGTCACCGAGTCGGACAAGGTGAGCGCTTCTCCGCTGGCCAGAGACCCCGCCGACGACTGA
- the bla gene encoding class A beta-lactamase yields the protein MRTSTTTRLIIAIAAATLTAGVACSSTTTTEPPRTAASTSQSSAEQSTAEQTYLDLEARDVARLGVSAVDLASSTTESHRGDERFAFCSTFKVYAVGAVLAAVDAGTLQLTDTRTITAEDKVPESAVDWEPGSIVTIADLASAALTKSDNTSGNLLIREVGGTAALTEFARSLGDTEFRLDRTEPELNTAIPGDPRDTTTPNSMAAGYRTLLDGDVLTTRSRDRLLGWMADTQTSDARFRAGVPDRWTSADKTGTGSFGVSNDAGLLLGPDGQKILLIVLSTTTSGVEDSSAMNALVADATRTVVDRIE from the coding sequence GTGCGTACCTCGACAACCACCCGCCTGATCATCGCGATCGCCGCGGCCACGTTGACTGCAGGCGTTGCCTGTTCCTCGACGACGACCACTGAACCGCCGCGGACAGCCGCGAGCACCTCCCAATCGAGTGCCGAACAGTCCACTGCCGAACAGACGTATCTCGATCTCGAGGCCAGGGATGTGGCCCGACTCGGAGTCAGCGCCGTCGACCTCGCCTCCAGTACCACCGAAAGTCATCGCGGCGACGAACGTTTCGCGTTCTGCTCGACGTTCAAGGTGTATGCCGTCGGTGCCGTACTCGCGGCCGTCGATGCAGGAACGCTGCAGCTCACCGACACCAGAACGATCACCGCGGAGGACAAGGTGCCCGAGTCCGCCGTCGACTGGGAGCCGGGATCCATCGTCACCATCGCAGATCTGGCGTCGGCCGCATTGACCAAGAGCGACAACACGTCCGGCAATCTGTTGATTCGTGAGGTTGGTGGAACGGCAGCGCTCACCGAGTTCGCACGTTCTCTCGGTGACACCGAGTTCCGGCTCGATCGCACCGAACCAGAACTGAACACGGCCATTCCCGGGGATCCGCGCGACACCACGACGCCGAATTCGATGGCTGCCGGCTACCGAACCCTGCTCGACGGCGACGTACTGACTACCCGATCGAGGGATCGACTGCTGGGGTGGATGGCCGATACACAGACCTCCGACGCCCGGTTCCGCGCCGGTGTTCCCGATCGGTGGACGTCGGCCGACAAGACCGGCACGGGCAGCTTCGGGGTCTCCAACGATGCAGGTCTACTGCTCGGACCGGACGGGCAGAAGATCCTGCTGATCGTACTCAGCACGACGACCTCCGGCGTCGAAGATTCATCGGCCATGAATGCACTCGTCGCCGATGCGACTCGGACGGTCGTCGACCGGATCGAGTGA
- a CDS encoding MarR family winged helix-turn-helix transcriptional regulator, with the protein MSAHDPALTALAQNWLALSVLHGRIEGRIERALQANHNLSAREYWLLDVLGRQHDGVGGHLQMKQVADAIVLSQSATTRLVTRLEDRGLLTRYLCPTDRRGIYTDVSEEGLALLEAARPTNDAALREALDDASAEPDLIPLVDAVRRAEG; encoded by the coding sequence ATGAGCGCACACGACCCCGCCCTCACAGCGCTGGCGCAGAACTGGTTGGCGCTGTCAGTACTGCACGGCCGTATCGAAGGTCGCATCGAACGCGCGCTCCAGGCCAACCACAACCTCAGTGCCCGCGAGTACTGGCTGCTCGACGTCCTGGGCAGGCAGCACGACGGAGTGGGCGGGCACCTGCAGATGAAGCAGGTGGCCGACGCCATCGTGCTGAGCCAGAGTGCAACGACGCGTCTGGTCACCCGGCTCGAAGACCGCGGATTGCTCACCCGGTACCTGTGCCCGACCGATCGACGCGGCATCTACACCGACGTCAGCGAAGAAGGACTTGCTTTGCTCGAAGCGGCGCGACCGACCAATGACGCGGCGCTGCGCGAGGCCCTCGACGACGCGTCGGCCGAGCCGGATCTGATCCCGCTCGTCGACGCCGTTCGACGCGCCGAGGGCTGA
- a CDS encoding CoA ester lyase, translating into MNWVPPGPAWLFCPADRPERYDKAAARADVVILDLEDAVGAADKAGARESVIATPLDPARTIVRVNAHGTDDQAADLEALKQTEYTTVMLPKCESAEQIAALAPLNVVALIESPLGAMTVFDSLAADNAIGAMWGAEDLVAAMGGNSSRHANGEYRAVAQQVRSQTLLAAKARGLFALDSVYLDIPDLDGVRTEADDAVAIGFDGKVAIHPSHIPVIRQSYAPTAEEIDWATAVLDAVSHNRGVFTFRGQMVDAPVLAHARRIVARSSLS; encoded by the coding sequence GTGAACTGGGTACCGCCGGGGCCGGCGTGGCTGTTCTGCCCGGCAGACCGCCCTGAGCGCTACGACAAGGCCGCAGCCCGAGCAGATGTGGTCATTCTCGATCTCGAGGATGCCGTCGGCGCTGCGGACAAAGCGGGTGCTCGTGAGTCCGTGATTGCGACCCCGCTGGATCCGGCGCGCACCATCGTTCGTGTCAACGCGCACGGTACCGACGATCAGGCCGCGGACCTCGAGGCGTTGAAACAGACCGAGTACACGACCGTCATGCTGCCCAAATGTGAATCGGCCGAACAGATCGCGGCTCTGGCTCCGTTGAACGTCGTCGCGCTGATCGAATCCCCACTGGGCGCGATGACGGTGTTCGACTCTCTCGCCGCCGACAACGCGATCGGTGCCATGTGGGGTGCCGAGGATCTGGTCGCTGCCATGGGCGGCAATTCGAGCAGGCATGCCAACGGCGAGTACCGCGCTGTGGCGCAACAGGTTCGATCGCAGACGCTGCTCGCAGCCAAGGCACGCGGGCTGTTCGCGTTGGACTCGGTCTATCTCGACATCCCCGATCTCGACGGGGTGCGCACCGAAGCCGACGACGCCGTGGCGATCGGATTCGATGGCAAGGTCGCTATCCATCCGAGCCACATCCCCGTCATTCGCCAGTCCTATGCGCCCACAGCCGAGGAAATCGACTGGGCCACGGCCGTGCTCGACGCCGTCTCGCACAATCGCGGCGTCTTCACCTTCCGTGGACAGATGGTCGATGCCCCGGTGCTGGCGCATGCTCGACGCATCGTCGCACGCAGTTCCCTCTCCTAG
- a CDS encoding MaoC family dehydratase has translation MSDKRIRQRGLWFEEMELGTVYEHRPGRTITEADNTLFTTQTMNTQALHLDAAYSETTPFGQRLVNSMFTVSTLVGLSVTQLTQGTIVANLGFSEVSFPKPLFHGDTLYAETVISDKRESKSRPGEGIVTFTHTGRNQHGDVVAIAVRKTLVRMRPEDNAS, from the coding sequence GTGAGCGACAAGCGGATTCGACAGCGCGGGCTGTGGTTCGAGGAGATGGAACTCGGCACCGTCTACGAGCACCGACCCGGCCGCACCATCACCGAGGCCGACAACACACTGTTCACCACCCAGACGATGAACACTCAGGCCCTGCACCTCGACGCGGCCTACAGCGAGACGACACCGTTCGGGCAACGACTGGTGAACTCGATGTTCACCGTCTCCACGCTCGTCGGACTGTCGGTGACGCAGTTGACCCAGGGCACCATCGTGGCGAACCTCGGCTTCTCGGAGGTGTCGTTCCCCAAGCCACTGTTCCACGGCGACACCCTGTACGCCGAGACCGTGATCTCGGACAAGCGCGAATCGAAATCCCGCCCCGGCGAGGGCATCGTGACATTCACGCACACCGGCCGAAACCAACACGGGGACGTCGTCGCGATCGCCGTTCGCAAAACACTCGTCCGAATGCGACCCGAGGACAACGCGTCGTGA
- a CDS encoding acyl-CoA dehydrogenase family protein, with product MTDHLSSSNLPDEYQQLVKSVADFTRTVVAPVSAKHDAEHSFPYEVVAGMAEMGLFGLPFPEEFGGMGGDYFALCLALEELGKVDQSVAMTLEAGVSLGAMPVYRFGNDAQKQQWLPKLTAGKALAAFGLTEPGAGSDAGGTKTTAKRDGGDWIINGSKQFITNSGTDITELVTVTAVTGVDEATGRKQISSILVPTDTPGFVAEAAYNKVGWNASDTHPLSFTDVRVPQENLLGEEGRGYANFLHILDEGRIAIAAVSVGAAQGCVDESVKYAKEREAFGAPIARNQAISFKIARMEARAHTARTAYYDAAALMLAGKPFKKAASIAKLVASEAAMDNARDATQIHGGYGFMNEYVVARHYRDSKILEIGEGTTEVQLMLIARSLGL from the coding sequence ATGACCGATCACCTGTCATCGTCGAATCTGCCCGACGAGTACCAGCAACTGGTCAAATCCGTTGCCGACTTCACCCGCACGGTCGTCGCACCGGTCTCGGCGAAACACGATGCCGAGCATTCCTTTCCGTACGAGGTAGTCGCCGGCATGGCGGAGATGGGCCTGTTCGGCCTGCCGTTTCCCGAGGAGTTCGGCGGCATGGGCGGCGACTACTTCGCGCTGTGCCTGGCGCTCGAGGAGCTCGGCAAGGTCGATCAGAGCGTCGCCATGACCCTCGAAGCCGGAGTCTCGCTCGGTGCCATGCCGGTGTACCGCTTCGGCAACGATGCGCAGAAGCAGCAGTGGCTACCCAAGCTGACGGCGGGCAAGGCCTTGGCCGCGTTCGGTCTGACCGAGCCCGGTGCCGGTAGCGACGCGGGCGGCACCAAGACCACCGCCAAACGCGACGGCGGTGACTGGATCATCAACGGCAGCAAGCAATTCATCACCAACTCCGGCACCGATATCACCGAACTCGTCACCGTCACCGCAGTGACAGGCGTCGACGAGGCCACCGGACGCAAGCAGATCTCCTCGATCCTGGTACCCACCGACACCCCCGGCTTCGTCGCAGAAGCGGCGTACAACAAGGTCGGCTGGAACGCGTCCGACACGCATCCGCTCAGCTTCACCGATGTGCGCGTACCCCAGGAGAATCTGCTCGGAGAGGAAGGCCGCGGGTACGCGAACTTCCTGCACATCCTCGACGAGGGCCGCATCGCGATCGCCGCTGTGTCGGTCGGTGCCGCGCAGGGCTGCGTCGACGAGAGCGTCAAGTACGCCAAAGAGCGTGAAGCCTTCGGTGCCCCGATCGCCCGCAATCAAGCGATCTCGTTCAAGATCGCCCGAATGGAAGCCCGCGCACACACTGCTCGGACTGCCTACTACGACGCTGCCGCATTGATGTTGGCGGGCAAGCCCTTCAAGAAGGCAGCCTCCATCGCGAAGCTCGTCGCGTCCGAGGCCGCGATGGACAATGCGCGCGACGCCACGCAGATCCACGGCGGCTACGGTTTCATGAACGAGTACGTCGTCGCCCGTCACTACCGCGACAGCAAGATCCTCGAGATCGGCGAGGGCACCACCGAAGTTCAGCTGATGCTGATCGCCCGGAGCCTCGGGCTGTGA
- a CDS encoding acetyl/propionyl/methylcrotonyl-CoA carboxylase subunit alpha, with protein MTTIDTVLIANRGEIAVRVARTLRRMGIRTVAVYSDADADARHVHEADTAVRLGPANARESYLDIAKVIAAAKATGAQGIHPGYGFLSENSEFASACAEAGIAFLGPPAKAIEVMGDKIAAKAAISAFGVPVVPGISRPGLTDADLIAGAPDVGFPVLVKPSAGGGGKGMRLVERAEDLPAALTSARREAASSFGDDTLFLERFVLRPRHIEVQILADGHGNVIHLGERECSLQRRHQKVVEEAPSPLLDEATRARIGEAACNTARSVDYSGAGTVEFIVSAERPDEFFFMEMNTRLQVEHPVTEMVTGLDLVEWQVRVASGEPLTLAQDDITLTGHAIEARVYAEDPGRGFLPTGGAVVGLREPSAPGIRVDSGLAVGTEVGSNYDPMLSKVIAHGPDRATALRSLDRALADTAVLGVVTNIEFARFLLADNDVRAGNLDTGLLDRRVEHFSPTEATDEALIAATAVQWLDAWQAAGQDIWAAPSGWRVGAKASFHRRLASGGRTAHVAITGTATAATVVVDDGSPRTLRATATEDCVNLVIDGLRESMAVARSGSATWVSSSRGTWRIDRIAEASVREDDAHSGDAEILSPMPGSIIAIGTTGSDVTAGTAIVVVEAMKMEHTLTTPIDGTVELTVAVGDQVRVDQILARIVPTPNEEDQP; from the coding sequence ATGACCACGATAGACACCGTTCTGATCGCCAACCGCGGCGAGATCGCCGTGCGGGTGGCACGAACGCTGCGCCGCATGGGGATTCGCACCGTTGCCGTCTACAGTGACGCCGATGCCGACGCCCGCCACGTCCACGAGGCCGACACCGCGGTACGCCTCGGTCCCGCCAATGCTCGCGAGAGCTACCTCGACATCGCCAAGGTGATCGCGGCTGCGAAGGCCACAGGGGCGCAGGGCATTCATCCCGGGTACGGATTCCTCTCCGAGAACTCCGAGTTCGCTTCCGCCTGTGCCGAAGCCGGAATCGCATTTCTGGGGCCACCGGCGAAAGCCATCGAAGTGATGGGCGACAAGATCGCCGCGAAGGCCGCCATCAGCGCATTCGGCGTGCCCGTCGTCCCAGGAATCTCTCGCCCCGGCCTCACCGACGCCGACCTCATCGCCGGCGCGCCGGACGTCGGATTCCCGGTGCTGGTCAAACCCTCCGCCGGTGGCGGCGGCAAGGGTATGCGTCTGGTCGAACGCGCCGAGGATCTACCTGCCGCATTGACCAGCGCACGCCGGGAAGCGGCGTCGTCGTTCGGCGACGACACCCTCTTCCTCGAGCGATTCGTGCTGCGTCCCAGGCATATCGAAGTCCAGATCCTCGCCGACGGACACGGCAATGTGATCCACCTCGGTGAACGCGAGTGCAGCCTGCAGCGCAGGCACCAGAAGGTGGTCGAAGAAGCACCGTCGCCCTTGCTCGACGAAGCAACCCGGGCACGCATCGGCGAGGCCGCCTGCAACACCGCTCGCAGTGTCGACTACTCCGGTGCCGGCACAGTCGAATTCATCGTCTCGGCCGAGCGCCCCGACGAGTTCTTCTTCATGGAGATGAACACTCGTCTTCAGGTCGAGCACCCGGTCACCGAGATGGTCACCGGCCTCGACCTCGTCGAATGGCAGGTGCGGGTGGCATCGGGCGAGCCCCTGACCCTCGCGCAGGACGACATCACGCTCACCGGACATGCGATCGAGGCCCGCGTCTACGCCGAGGATCCCGGCCGCGGATTTCTCCCCACCGGCGGTGCCGTCGTCGGATTGCGCGAGCCATCTGCGCCGGGGATCCGCGTCGACTCCGGTCTTGCCGTCGGAACGGAGGTGGGCAGCAACTACGACCCCATGCTCTCGAAGGTCATCGCGCACGGGCCCGATCGCGCGACCGCACTGCGCAGCCTCGATCGTGCACTGGCCGACACCGCAGTGCTCGGGGTAGTCACCAACATCGAGTTCGCACGGTTCCTGCTCGCCGACAACGACGTTCGCGCCGGGAATCTCGACACCGGCCTGCTCGATCGTCGCGTCGAACATTTCTCCCCCACCGAGGCAACCGACGAGGCTCTGATCGCCGCTACGGCAGTGCAGTGGCTCGACGCGTGGCAGGCCGCGGGACAGGACATCTGGGCGGCACCATCGGGGTGGCGAGTCGGAGCGAAAGCGTCGTTCCACCGTCGCCTGGCGTCCGGAGGTCGGACGGCGCATGTGGCCATCACCGGTACCGCGACTGCGGCAACGGTCGTCGTCGACGACGGATCGCCGCGCACCCTCCGGGCAACGGCCACCGAGGATTGCGTGAATCTGGTGATCGACGGTCTCCGCGAGTCGATGGCCGTCGCCCGAAGCGGCTCGGCCACCTGGGTTTCCAGCTCTCGCGGCACCTGGCGAATCGATCGGATTGCCGAGGCGAGCGTCCGCGAGGACGATGCGCACTCCGGTGACGCCGAGATCCTCTCGCCGATGCCGGGTTCGATCATCGCGATCGGCACCACCGGCAGCGACGTCACCGCAGGCACGGCCATCGTCGTCGTCGAGGCGATGAAGATGGAACACACCCTGACCACCCCGATCGACGGCACCGTCGAACTGACTGTCGCAGTGGGCGATCAGGTCCGCGTCGATCAGATCCTCGCCCGAATCGTTCCCACACCCAACGAAGAGGACCAGCCATGA
- a CDS encoding carboxyl transferase domain-containing protein has protein sequence MAIDIAANRADHELLTSELAERLAAAALGGSEKSRERHIARGKLLPRDRVDELLDPGSPFLEIAPLAANGLYDDECPGAGVIAGIGRVSGRECVIIANDATVKGGTYYPMTVKKHLRAQEIALQNTLPCIYLVDSGGAFLPRQDEVFPDRDHFGRIFFNQATMSAKGIAQIAAVMGSCTAGGAYVPAMSDEAIIVKNQGTIFLGGPPLVKAATGEVVTAEELGGGDLHSKISGVTDHLAEDDRDALHRVRRIVSTLGPRTPRPWDVVTTRDPVVDQTELYDVVPTDPRTPYDVREVITRVVDGGEFDEFKAEYGKTLVTGFAHLHGHPVGIIANNGVLFAESAMKGAHFIELCDKRSIPLVFLQNISGFMVGRDYEAGGIAKHGAKMVTAVACARVPKITVVIGGSYGAGNYSMCGRAYSPRFLFMWPNARISVMGGEQAASVLATVRSEQLDAAGQPWCDEDQESFKAPIREQYESQGNPYYSTARLWDDGIIDPADTRQVLGLALAACANAPLEPVSYGVFRM, from the coding sequence ATGGCAATCGATATTGCTGCCAACCGGGCAGATCACGAGCTTCTCACCAGTGAGCTGGCCGAGCGGCTCGCCGCGGCGGCGCTCGGCGGTAGCGAAAAATCCCGGGAACGCCACATCGCGCGAGGCAAACTCCTCCCCCGCGACCGCGTCGACGAGCTACTCGATCCCGGCAGCCCGTTCCTGGAGATCGCGCCACTGGCTGCCAACGGTCTCTACGACGACGAGTGCCCCGGCGCGGGAGTGATCGCCGGCATCGGCCGCGTCTCCGGTCGCGAATGCGTCATCATCGCCAACGACGCCACCGTCAAGGGCGGCACGTACTACCCGATGACGGTCAAGAAGCATCTGCGCGCGCAGGAGATCGCCCTGCAGAACACCCTGCCGTGCATCTACCTCGTCGACTCGGGCGGCGCATTCCTCCCGCGTCAGGACGAGGTGTTCCCCGACCGCGACCACTTCGGCCGTATCTTCTTCAATCAGGCGACCATGAGCGCCAAAGGAATTGCGCAGATCGCCGCGGTCATGGGTTCGTGCACTGCAGGCGGCGCCTACGTGCCGGCGATGAGCGACGAGGCCATCATCGTCAAGAACCAGGGCACCATCTTCCTCGGCGGCCCGCCACTGGTGAAGGCCGCGACCGGCGAGGTCGTCACCGCAGAAGAACTCGGCGGTGGTGATCTGCATTCCAAGATCTCCGGCGTCACCGACCATCTCGCCGAGGACGATCGAGACGCACTACACCGGGTCCGCCGAATCGTGTCGACGCTAGGGCCCCGCACTCCACGCCCGTGGGACGTCGTCACGACGCGTGATCCGGTCGTCGACCAGACCGAGCTCTACGACGTCGTCCCCACCGACCCCCGCACCCCGTACGACGTGCGTGAGGTGATCACCCGGGTGGTCGACGGCGGCGAATTCGACGAGTTCAAAGCCGAATACGGCAAGACTCTCGTCACCGGATTCGCCCACCTTCACGGTCATCCCGTCGGAATCATCGCCAACAACGGTGTGCTGTTCGCCGAATCTGCCATGAAGGGCGCACATTTCATCGAATTGTGCGACAAGCGCAGTATCCCGCTCGTCTTCCTGCAGAACATCTCCGGCTTCATGGTCGGCCGCGACTACGAGGCAGGCGGCATCGCCAAACACGGAGCGAAGATGGTCACCGCGGTGGCGTGTGCCCGTGTCCCCAAGATCACCGTCGTCATCGGCGGCTCCTACGGCGCGGGCAACTACTCGATGTGTGGCAGAGCGTATTCACCACGTTTCTTGTTCATGTGGCCCAACGCGCGAATCTCGGTGATGGGCGGCGAGCAGGCGGCGTCGGTGCTCGCGACGGTGCGCAGCGAACAACTCGACGCTGCAGGTCAGCCGTGGTGCGATGAGGACCAGGAATCGTTCAAGGCTCCGATCCGTGAGCAGTACGAAAGCCAGGGCAACCCCTACTATTCGACGGCCCGCCTGTGGGACGACGGCATCATCGACCCGGCCGATACCAGGCAGGTCCTCGGACTGGCCCTCGCGGCGTGCGCCAATGCGCCGCTCGAGCCGGTCTCCTACGGCGTTTTCAGGATGTGA
- a CDS encoding TetR/AcrR family transcriptional regulator gives MQELEAKPTTVREQRKAERRQQLLDAAASLFAERGFTSVRLEDLGAAVGVSGPAVYRHFPNKEAVLVELMVGISEYLLDGGRAVVDRGRAAVDTLSALVEFHLDFAFDTPAFIRIQDRDLQSLPEGARRKVRRMQREYVELWVGVLCAVGPELNEADARTAAHAVFGLINSTPNSAGRTPSKNARPVLRAMALRALGVAAP, from the coding sequence GTGCAGGAGTTGGAGGCAAAGCCGACGACGGTGCGTGAGCAGCGCAAGGCCGAGCGTCGACAGCAGTTGCTCGATGCCGCAGCATCGCTGTTCGCCGAACGCGGATTCACCTCGGTGCGACTCGAGGATCTGGGCGCGGCAGTCGGTGTCAGCGGACCGGCCGTCTACCGTCACTTCCCGAACAAGGAAGCCGTGCTCGTCGAGCTGATGGTCGGGATCTCGGAGTATCTGCTCGACGGTGGCCGGGCGGTGGTCGATCGTGGTAGGGCTGCCGTGGATACGTTGTCTGCGTTGGTCGAGTTCCACCTCGACTTTGCCTTCGACACACCGGCATTCATCAGAATCCAGGATCGCGACCTACAGAGTCTTCCGGAGGGCGCTCGACGCAAGGTGCGCCGAATGCAGCGTGAGTACGTGGAACTCTGGGTCGGGGTGCTCTGCGCCGTCGGCCCGGAACTGAACGAGGCCGACGCTCGAACTGCGGCACACGCGGTCTTCGGCCTCATCAACTCCACGCCCAACAGTGCGGGGCGTACTCCGTCGAAGAATGCTCGTCCCGTGTTGCGCGCAATGGCGCTCAGGGCATTGGGGGTTGCTGCGCCGTAG
- a CDS encoding FMN-dependent NADH-azoreductase → MTKVLEIVASPRGADSFSAQITATYVAELAASGAEVVTWNLFEMNLPEFGTVAANAKMAVFSGAEQTAEQQKLWGECKELFETFAEFDVYAIALPLWNAGVPYKFKQFVDIVTQPGWSFGFDPEAGYSGLLADKRAFVSLTSGVFHPGVSAAFGSDFAQPFVDDWLRFIGIQDITYERFSPTVMTADAQADLVGHIEGARGAATSITGVLA, encoded by the coding sequence ATGACGAAGGTCCTGGAAATAGTTGCGTCACCCCGTGGTGCCGACTCCTTCTCCGCGCAGATAACTGCGACGTACGTGGCCGAGTTGGCTGCCTCCGGTGCCGAGGTCGTCACCTGGAATCTGTTCGAGATGAACCTGCCCGAGTTCGGCACGGTCGCCGCCAACGCGAAGATGGCGGTGTTCAGCGGCGCAGAGCAGACCGCCGAGCAGCAGAAACTGTGGGGTGAGTGCAAGGAGTTGTTCGAGACCTTTGCCGAGTTCGATGTGTATGCGATCGCGTTGCCGCTGTGGAACGCAGGTGTGCCGTACAAGTTCAAGCAATTCGTCGACATCGTGACGCAGCCGGGATGGTCGTTCGGCTTCGACCCCGAGGCCGGCTACAGCGGATTGCTGGCCGACAAGCGAGCCTTCGTGTCTCTGACCAGTGGGGTGTTCCACCCCGGGGTGAGCGCAGCATTCGGCTCCGACTTCGCCCAGCCGTTCGTCGATGACTGGCTCCGGTTCATCGGAATCCAGGACATCACCTACGAACGCTTCTCGCCGACGGTGATGACCGCCGATGCCCAGGCGGATCTTGTGGGGCACATCGAGGGGGCCCGCGGAGCAGCCACCTCGATCACAGGCGTACTCGCATGA